In Zingiber officinale cultivar Zhangliang chromosome 11B, Zo_v1.1, whole genome shotgun sequence, a single window of DNA contains:
- the LOC122035012 gene encoding putative 1-phosphatidylinositol-3-phosphate 5-kinase FAB1D isoform X3 — MSPKTDTSSEDRSRHYKSSQGNYGEESFIMDDSLSCTSGCESCSSSFSDIQATLNVQGREDGYATLNTDEKLRDFKEKSSLDGSNEGGSRCHISSGKKISSSSFENNEDEHILSNGILDDAQSKNSRLVSYHIQNHMDGDILPWFPDFESDPYIWLPPEPENMEDDKPSIADNHDDDEYSSTEWKQASSLSSLDEHHGSIQTSREKRQKAMLEAMNGQFKILVSRFLASEGVTFSRLDDDNGWVDIVASLSWKAALLVKPDATEGRAMDPGEYVKVKCIASGSPQQSELINGLVFKKNAAHKHMQTKFKNPKLLLLQGILGHSSVGLSSFNSMEQEKEYLKTMTEMIEACHPNVVLVEKNISRDIQESLIEKGITMVSDMKHHRLARISLCTGSPIISSSNFPTKLILPHCDFFHFERFVEEYSNVSEGGKKPSKTLMYLEGFQKPLGFTILLKGAESNELKQIKRVVQYTVFAGYHLILETSFLADQRVFFTDNNVARRESGNLNSEPFCLINHEGCLSFVASEQGVDVPICSGSFGSFKDGMTSSDSHLAYMISEKSGFVDTNMLGSFQSRNLLSLLSSHHGDKSTSNAESSSIEFVIQNTIYDGKKTDHRISENSETKEAKLGNGAFDYKGNWIKNSISVDDDAYISKKQQKDEVESVLDSQSILVLLSKQCITKATICYQSHLSRIKYYGYFDISLGRFLKDMLLDQSGCTFCGEPPDAHVYSYTHQNGNLSVYIKKISPDFHLPGESEGKIWMWTRCLRCKNGSEIPTRRVPLSSSACSLSFGKFLELSFSGHSAASRLSECGHSLHRDFLRFFGLGLKVAMFVYSSIKIYVACKPPPVLEFHDPKGQEWFKREMKDVLSRGCKLFSEVSDLLQNLKSRYIGTQVKQCAKISGSLKGFAEVEEMLILEKAEFEASLLKATYEVLGLKWLNQELLLELYIWDRRLDCLFRDMKCLRESVLVVDEVSTAPSHEDETTSCADDIQIDADVQSTKIFVETNDNSNKLLDIGLAKLVQSDRKFSDKSLNDELVSSSLELPRKPGDLPSSPRDSNTNQKVSAYISSDIQFDHSIEAVEDPFVNKAIDDLKDDEAVADSEMTTKPSVNDSSTSVYAKSEGPEELIWAPFSDLKREYRKDLNGGSFRKFKFINAYTPSYLSPLHQLSSGEMDSLHFPIGPGENILSVTQDEISSIIACALSISEDHSTLSDNEPKELHKSYSLTSDSSGISTNWVSTGSTETEGINMPHSNFSLLSDESFTSISEGSVSVDHTLHPEVAVGMDKVSGKSIFFVVCIYAKQFYTLRKKCCPSELVYITSLSRCKKWDAQGGKSKAFFAKTLDDRLIIKQIKKTELDSFLKFGPDYFKHVFHSFDSGSQTCLAKILGMYQVRQIKNGKEIKTDLMVMENLLFGHEVSRTYDLKGASFARYVTDAKYGKTVLLDQNFVEDMCKSPIYLGGKTKHLLQRAIWNDTSFLTSINVMDYSLLVGVDDERKELVFGIIDYLRQYTWDKQLETWVKASMVVPKNELPTVISPKEYKKRFRKFMTRYFLAVPHCWNYEHCSLTCVFCVDGKKNSAKVYNAELSDQ, encoded by the exons ATGTCTCCTAAAACAGACACTTCTAG TGAAGATCGGTCACGGCACTACAAGTCCAGTCAGGGCAATTATGGTGAAGAATCTTTTATAATGGACGATTCTCTTAGTTGTACATCAGGCTGTGAAAGCTGTTCTTCAAGCTTTA GTGATATACAGGCTACTTTGAATGTGCAGGGCAG GGAGGATGGTTATGCTACCTTAAATACTGATGAAAAACTGAGAGATTTCAAGGAAAAGTCTTCTCTTGATGGGAGCAATGAAGGTGGCTCCAGATGTCACATTTCATCTGGAAAAAAAATATCATCTAGTTCATTTGAAAATAACGAAGACGAACACATATTAAGCAATGGCATCTTGGATGATGCTCAATCCAAAAATTCTAGGCTTGTTTCGTATCATATTCAAAATCACATGGATGGCGATATTCTTCCATGGTTTCCTGATTTCGAATCAGATCCTTACATCTGGCTACCTCCTGAACCAGAAAACATGGAAGATGACAAACCCAGCATTGCTGACAATCATGATGATGATGAGTACAGCAGTACAGAGTGGAAACAGGCAAGTTCTTTAAGCAGTTTGGATGAGCATCATGGAAGCATTCAAACTTCCAGAGAGAAAAGACAAAAGGCAATGTTAGAAGCAATGAATGGACAATTCAAGATTCTCGTTAGTCGTTTTTTAGCATCAGAAGGTGTTACTTTTTCTAGGCTAGATGATGATAATGGGTGGGTAGACATTGTTGCTTCCCTATCTTGGAAAGCTGCATTGCTTGTGAAGCCAGATGCTACTGAAGGACGAGCAATGGATCCTGGGGAATATGTGAAGGTGAAATGTATAGCATCTGGTAGTCCTCAACAGAG CGAACTGATCAATGGATTAGTGTTTAAGAAGAATGCTGCTCATAAGCACATGCAGACCAAGTTCAAAAATCCTAAACTCCTACTTCTTCAGGGGATCCTTGGCCATTCTTCTGTAGGTTTATCATCATTTAACTCCATGGAGCAG GAAAAGGAATATTTGAAGACCATGACTGAAATGATAGAGGCTTGCCATCCAAATGTGGTTTTAGTGGAGAAAAATATTTCTCGTGACATACAAGAATCTCTGATCGAGAAAGGAATAACTATGGTGTCTGATATGAAGCATCATCGGTTGGCAAGGATTTCTTTATGTACTGGTTCTCCTATAATTTCTTCTTCTAATTTTCCAACGAAATTGATCCTGCCACATTGCGACTTTTTCCACTTTGAAAGGTTTGTGGAAGAATATAGTAATGTTAGTGAAGGTGGAAAAAAGCCAAGCAAAACCTTAATGTATCTAGAAGGATTTCAAAAACCATTGGGTTTTACT ATATTGCTGAAGGGTGCTGAGAGTAATGAACTGAAACAGATTAAGCGGGTTGTTCAATACACAGTTTTTGCCGGATACCATTTGATACTTGAGACTTCATTCTTGGCAGATCAAAGAGTGTTTTTCACTGATAATAATGTTGCAAGAAGAGAAAGTGGAAATTTGAATAGTGAACCATTTTGCTTGATTAACCATGAAGGTTGTTTGTCTTTTGTAGCTTCAGAGCAAGGAGTAGATGTTCCAATATGCAGTGGTTCATTTGGTAGTTTTAAAGATGGGATGACATCATCAGATTCTCACTTGGCATATATGATTTCTGAAAAATCTGGTTTTGTTGACACAAATATGTTAGGCTCCTTTCAATCTAGAAATTTGCTATCTCTTCTCTCTTCCCATCATGGAGACAAATCTACTTCCAATGCTGAATCTTCTTCAATAGAGTTTGTCATTCAAAATACAATATACGATGGAAAAAAAACTGATCATAGAATCTCAGAAAACTCTGAAACTAAAGAAGCAAAGCTAGGTAATGGAGCTTTTGATTATAAGGGCAATTGGATCAAGAACTCTATTAGTGTTGATGATGATGCTTACATTTCTAAGAAACAACAGAAGGATGAAGTTGAGAGTGTATTGGATTCACAGAGTATTTTGGTTTTACTTTCAAAACAGTGTATAACAAAAGCAACCATATGTTATCAGAGTCATCTTTCCCGTATTAAATATTATGGGTATTTTGACATTTCACTAGGACGATTTCTGAAAGATATGTTGCTTGATcag AGTGGTTGCACTTTTTGTGGTGAACCACCAGACGCACATGTTTACTCTTACACTCATCAGAATGGGAATTTAAGTGTATACATCAAGAAAATTTCTCCTGATTTCCATCTGCCCGGTGAATCTGAAGGGAAAATTTGGATGTGGACTCGTTGTTTGAGATGTAAGAATGGAAGTGAGATACCCACAAGGAGAGTCCCCTTATCTAGTTCGGCATGCAGTCTTTCATTTGGGAAGTTCTTAGAACTCAGTTTCTCTGGTCATTCTGCAGCTAGTAGGCTATCTGAATGTGGCCATTCATTGCACAGGGATTTCCTACGTTTTTTTGG ATTAGGCTTGAAGGTTGCTATGTTTGTTTATTCATCAATCAAGATATATGTTGCTTGTAAACCACCACCTGTTTTGGAGTTCCATGATCCAAAAGGACAAGAGTGGTTTAAGAGAGAAATGAAAGAT GTTCTTTCTCGAGGGTGCAAACTTTTCTCTGAAGTTTCAGACCTGTTGCAGAACTTAAAGTCTAGATATATTGGCACTCAAGTCAAACAATGTGCTAAGATCTCAGGTTCACTCAAAGGATTTGCTGAAGTTGAAGAGATGTTGATACTGGAAAAGGCTGAATTTGAG GCTTCTTTGCTGAAGGCAACTTATGAGGTTCTTGGTTTAAAGTGGCTTAACCAGGAGCTCCTTCTTGAGTTATATATTTGGGACCGCCGTTTAGATTGCCTTTTCCGAGATATGAAATGCCTAAGGGAAAGTGTGCTTGTAGTTGATGAAGTTTCCACAGCGCCTAGTCATGAAGATGAAACAACCTCTTGTGCTGATGACATACAAATTGATGCTGATGTTCAATCAACTAAAATTTTTGTTGAGACAAATGATAACTCCAATAAGCTTCTTGATATTGGTTTGGCCAAGTTGGTACAATCAGACAGAAAGTTTTCTGATAAATCACTGAATGATGAGTTGGTATCATCTTCTCTTGAACTCCCACGGAAACCAGGTGATTTACCTTCATCTCCCAGAGATAGTAACACTAATCAGAAAGTGTCTGCATATATTTCCAGTGACATACAATTTGATCATTCTATAGAAGCTGTTGAAGATCCTTTTGTCAATAAAGCAATTGATGATCTGAAAGATGACGAGGCAGTTGCTGATTCCGAAATGACTACTAAACCCTCTGTGAATGATTCTTCTACAAGTGTTTATGCAAAATCAGAAGGTCCAGAAGAATTGATTTGGGCTCCATTTTCTGATTTAAAGAGGGAATACAGAAAGGATCTCAATGGTGGCTCATTTCGAAAGTTCAAATTTATTAATGCCTACACGCCATCTTATCTTTCTCCATTGCATCAGCTTTCTTCTGGTGAAATGGACTCATTACACTTTCCAATCGGCCCTGGTGAGAATATCCTATCTGTTACCCAGGATGAGATATCAAGTATAATTGCCTGTGCACTTTCCATATCTGAAGATCATTCTACCTTGTCAGACAATGAACCAAAGGAGCTACATAAATCTTATAGCTTGACATCTGATAGTTCTGGGATCTCTACAAATTGGGTTTCTACAGGGTCAACAGAGACCGAAGGAATAAATATGCCACACAGTAACTTTTCACTCTTGTCGGATGAGTCTTTCACCTCAATTTCTGAAGGTTCAGTATCTGTTGATCATACTCTGCATCCTGAAGTGGCTGTGGGGATGGATAAGGTTTCTGGGAAAAGTATTTTCTTTGTCGTTTGCATATATGCGAAGCAATTTTATACTCTCAGAAAGAAATGTTGTCCTTCAGAACTTGTTTACATAACTTCCTTAAGCCGTTGCAAGAAGTGGGATGCTCAAGGAGGGAAAAGCAAAGCTTTTTTTGCAAAGACACTGGATGACAGGCTCATAATTAAACAAATCAAGAAGACAGAACTGGATTCCTTCCTAAAGTTTGGACCTGATTATTTTAAGCACGTTTTTCATTCTTTTGATTCAGGGAGCCAAACTTGTCTTGCTAAAATCTTAGGAATGTATCAG GTTCGGCAAATTAAGAATgggaaagaaataaaaactgatctCATGGTGATGGAAAATCTTCTTTTTGGACATGAAGTTTCACGAACATATGATCTGAAGGGTGCTAGCTTTGCTCGATATGTCACTGATGCAAAGTATGGCAAAACAGTTCTCTTGGATCAAAACTTTGTGGAGGACATGTGTAAATCCCCCATATATCTGGGTGGGAAAACTAAACATCTTCTTCAACGGGCCATTTGGAATGATACTTCATTTCTCACT TCTATCAATGTCATGGATTACTCTCTACTTGTTGGAGTGGATGATGAACGAAAAGAGCTTGTGTTTGGCATTATAGACTATTTGAGGCAGTATACATGGGACAAGCAGCTGGAGACTTGGGTGAAAGCTTCGATGGTCGTTCCCAAGAATGAACTACCAACGGTTATTTCACCTAAAGAGTACAAGAAAAGGTTCAGAAAATTCATGACCAGATACTTTTTAGCAGTTCCTCATTGTTGGAACTATGAACACTGTTCACTGACATGCGTATTTTGTGTCGATGGAAAAAAGAATTCGGCCAAAGTTTATAATGCAGAGCTGTCAGATCAGTGA
- the LOC122035012 gene encoding putative 1-phosphatidylinositol-3-phosphate 5-kinase FAB1D isoform X2, with translation MCQSCLLKQTLLDRSRHYKSSQGNYGEESFIMDDSLSCTSGCESCSSSFSDIQATLNVQGREDGYATLNTDEKLRDFKEKSSLDGSNEGGSRCHISSGKKISSSSFENNEDEHILSNGILDDAQSKNSRLVSYHIQNHMDGDILPWFPDFESDPYIWLPPEPENMEDDKPSIADNHDDDEYSSTEWKQASSLSSLDEHHGSIQTSREKRQKAMLEAMNGQFKILVSRFLASEGVTFSRLDDDNGWVDIVASLSWKAALLVKPDATEGRAMDPGEYVKVKCIASGSPQQSELINGLVFKKNAAHKHMQTKFKNPKLLLLQGILGHSSVGLSSFNSMEQEKEYLKTMTEMIEACHPNVVLVEKNISRDIQESLIEKGITMVSDMKHHRLARISLCTGSPIISSSNFPTKLILPHCDFFHFERFVEEYSNVSEGGKKPSKTLMYLEGFQKPLGFTILLKGAESNELKQIKRVVQYTVFAGYHLILETSFLADQRVFFTDNNVARRESGNLNSEPFCLINHEGCLSFVASEQGVDVPICSGSFGSFKDGMTSSDSHLAYMISEKSGFVDTNMLGSFQSRNLLSLLSSHHGDKSTSNAESSSIEFVIQNTIYDGKKTDHRISENSETKEAKLGNGAFDYKGNWIKNSISVDDDAYISKKQQKDEVESVLDSQSILVLLSKQCITKATICYQSHLSRIKYYGYFDISLGRFLKDMLLDQSGCTFCGEPPDAHVYSYTHQNGNLSVYIKKISPDFHLPGESEGKIWMWTRCLRCKNGSEIPTRRVPLSSSACSLSFGKFLELSFSGHSAASRLSECGHSLHRDFLRFFGLGLKVAMFVYSSIKIYVACKPPPVLEFHDPKGQEWFKREMKDVLSRGCKLFSEVSDLLQNLKSRYIGTQVKQCAKISGSLKGFAEVEEMLILEKAEFEASLLKATYEVLGLKWLNQELLLELYIWDRRLDCLFRDMKCLRESVLVVDEVSTAPSHEDETTSCADDIQIDADVQSTKIFVETNDNSNKLLDIGLAKLVQSDRKFSDKSLNDELVSSSLELPRKPGDLPSSPRDSNTNQKVSAYISSDIQFDHSIEAVEDPFVNKAIDDLKDDEAVADSEMTTKPSVNDSSTSVYAKSEGPEELIWAPFSDLKREYRKDLNGGSFRKFKFINAYTPSYLSPLHQLSSGEMDSLHFPIGPGENILSVTQDEISSIIACALSISEDHSTLSDNEPKELHKSYSLTSDSSGISTNWVSTGSTETEGINMPHSNFSLLSDESFTSISEGSVSVDHTLHPEVAVGMDKVSGKSIFFVVCIYAKQFYTLRKKCCPSELVYITSLSRCKKWDAQGGKSKAFFAKTLDDRLIIKQIKKTELDSFLKFGPDYFKHVFHSFDSGSQTCLAKILGMYQVRQIKNGKEIKTDLMVMENLLFGHEVSRTYDLKGASFARYVTDAKYGKTVLLDQNFVEDMCKSPIYLGGKTKHLLQRAIWNDTSFLTSINVMDYSLLVGVDDERKELVFGIIDYLRQYTWDKQLETWVKASMVVPKNELPTVISPKEYKKRFRKFMTRYFLAVPHCWNYEHCSLTCVFCVDGKKNSAKVYNAELSDQ, from the exons ATGTGCCAATCATGTCTCCTAAAACAGACACTTCTAG ATCGGTCACGGCACTACAAGTCCAGTCAGGGCAATTATGGTGAAGAATCTTTTATAATGGACGATTCTCTTAGTTGTACATCAGGCTGTGAAAGCTGTTCTTCAAGCTTTA GTGATATACAGGCTACTTTGAATGTGCAGGGCAG GGAGGATGGTTATGCTACCTTAAATACTGATGAAAAACTGAGAGATTTCAAGGAAAAGTCTTCTCTTGATGGGAGCAATGAAGGTGGCTCCAGATGTCACATTTCATCTGGAAAAAAAATATCATCTAGTTCATTTGAAAATAACGAAGACGAACACATATTAAGCAATGGCATCTTGGATGATGCTCAATCCAAAAATTCTAGGCTTGTTTCGTATCATATTCAAAATCACATGGATGGCGATATTCTTCCATGGTTTCCTGATTTCGAATCAGATCCTTACATCTGGCTACCTCCTGAACCAGAAAACATGGAAGATGACAAACCCAGCATTGCTGACAATCATGATGATGATGAGTACAGCAGTACAGAGTGGAAACAGGCAAGTTCTTTAAGCAGTTTGGATGAGCATCATGGAAGCATTCAAACTTCCAGAGAGAAAAGACAAAAGGCAATGTTAGAAGCAATGAATGGACAATTCAAGATTCTCGTTAGTCGTTTTTTAGCATCAGAAGGTGTTACTTTTTCTAGGCTAGATGATGATAATGGGTGGGTAGACATTGTTGCTTCCCTATCTTGGAAAGCTGCATTGCTTGTGAAGCCAGATGCTACTGAAGGACGAGCAATGGATCCTGGGGAATATGTGAAGGTGAAATGTATAGCATCTGGTAGTCCTCAACAGAG CGAACTGATCAATGGATTAGTGTTTAAGAAGAATGCTGCTCATAAGCACATGCAGACCAAGTTCAAAAATCCTAAACTCCTACTTCTTCAGGGGATCCTTGGCCATTCTTCTGTAGGTTTATCATCATTTAACTCCATGGAGCAG GAAAAGGAATATTTGAAGACCATGACTGAAATGATAGAGGCTTGCCATCCAAATGTGGTTTTAGTGGAGAAAAATATTTCTCGTGACATACAAGAATCTCTGATCGAGAAAGGAATAACTATGGTGTCTGATATGAAGCATCATCGGTTGGCAAGGATTTCTTTATGTACTGGTTCTCCTATAATTTCTTCTTCTAATTTTCCAACGAAATTGATCCTGCCACATTGCGACTTTTTCCACTTTGAAAGGTTTGTGGAAGAATATAGTAATGTTAGTGAAGGTGGAAAAAAGCCAAGCAAAACCTTAATGTATCTAGAAGGATTTCAAAAACCATTGGGTTTTACT ATATTGCTGAAGGGTGCTGAGAGTAATGAACTGAAACAGATTAAGCGGGTTGTTCAATACACAGTTTTTGCCGGATACCATTTGATACTTGAGACTTCATTCTTGGCAGATCAAAGAGTGTTTTTCACTGATAATAATGTTGCAAGAAGAGAAAGTGGAAATTTGAATAGTGAACCATTTTGCTTGATTAACCATGAAGGTTGTTTGTCTTTTGTAGCTTCAGAGCAAGGAGTAGATGTTCCAATATGCAGTGGTTCATTTGGTAGTTTTAAAGATGGGATGACATCATCAGATTCTCACTTGGCATATATGATTTCTGAAAAATCTGGTTTTGTTGACACAAATATGTTAGGCTCCTTTCAATCTAGAAATTTGCTATCTCTTCTCTCTTCCCATCATGGAGACAAATCTACTTCCAATGCTGAATCTTCTTCAATAGAGTTTGTCATTCAAAATACAATATACGATGGAAAAAAAACTGATCATAGAATCTCAGAAAACTCTGAAACTAAAGAAGCAAAGCTAGGTAATGGAGCTTTTGATTATAAGGGCAATTGGATCAAGAACTCTATTAGTGTTGATGATGATGCTTACATTTCTAAGAAACAACAGAAGGATGAAGTTGAGAGTGTATTGGATTCACAGAGTATTTTGGTTTTACTTTCAAAACAGTGTATAACAAAAGCAACCATATGTTATCAGAGTCATCTTTCCCGTATTAAATATTATGGGTATTTTGACATTTCACTAGGACGATTTCTGAAAGATATGTTGCTTGATcag AGTGGTTGCACTTTTTGTGGTGAACCACCAGACGCACATGTTTACTCTTACACTCATCAGAATGGGAATTTAAGTGTATACATCAAGAAAATTTCTCCTGATTTCCATCTGCCCGGTGAATCTGAAGGGAAAATTTGGATGTGGACTCGTTGTTTGAGATGTAAGAATGGAAGTGAGATACCCACAAGGAGAGTCCCCTTATCTAGTTCGGCATGCAGTCTTTCATTTGGGAAGTTCTTAGAACTCAGTTTCTCTGGTCATTCTGCAGCTAGTAGGCTATCTGAATGTGGCCATTCATTGCACAGGGATTTCCTACGTTTTTTTGG ATTAGGCTTGAAGGTTGCTATGTTTGTTTATTCATCAATCAAGATATATGTTGCTTGTAAACCACCACCTGTTTTGGAGTTCCATGATCCAAAAGGACAAGAGTGGTTTAAGAGAGAAATGAAAGAT GTTCTTTCTCGAGGGTGCAAACTTTTCTCTGAAGTTTCAGACCTGTTGCAGAACTTAAAGTCTAGATATATTGGCACTCAAGTCAAACAATGTGCTAAGATCTCAGGTTCACTCAAAGGATTTGCTGAAGTTGAAGAGATGTTGATACTGGAAAAGGCTGAATTTGAG GCTTCTTTGCTGAAGGCAACTTATGAGGTTCTTGGTTTAAAGTGGCTTAACCAGGAGCTCCTTCTTGAGTTATATATTTGGGACCGCCGTTTAGATTGCCTTTTCCGAGATATGAAATGCCTAAGGGAAAGTGTGCTTGTAGTTGATGAAGTTTCCACAGCGCCTAGTCATGAAGATGAAACAACCTCTTGTGCTGATGACATACAAATTGATGCTGATGTTCAATCAACTAAAATTTTTGTTGAGACAAATGATAACTCCAATAAGCTTCTTGATATTGGTTTGGCCAAGTTGGTACAATCAGACAGAAAGTTTTCTGATAAATCACTGAATGATGAGTTGGTATCATCTTCTCTTGAACTCCCACGGAAACCAGGTGATTTACCTTCATCTCCCAGAGATAGTAACACTAATCAGAAAGTGTCTGCATATATTTCCAGTGACATACAATTTGATCATTCTATAGAAGCTGTTGAAGATCCTTTTGTCAATAAAGCAATTGATGATCTGAAAGATGACGAGGCAGTTGCTGATTCCGAAATGACTACTAAACCCTCTGTGAATGATTCTTCTACAAGTGTTTATGCAAAATCAGAAGGTCCAGAAGAATTGATTTGGGCTCCATTTTCTGATTTAAAGAGGGAATACAGAAAGGATCTCAATGGTGGCTCATTTCGAAAGTTCAAATTTATTAATGCCTACACGCCATCTTATCTTTCTCCATTGCATCAGCTTTCTTCTGGTGAAATGGACTCATTACACTTTCCAATCGGCCCTGGTGAGAATATCCTATCTGTTACCCAGGATGAGATATCAAGTATAATTGCCTGTGCACTTTCCATATCTGAAGATCATTCTACCTTGTCAGACAATGAACCAAAGGAGCTACATAAATCTTATAGCTTGACATCTGATAGTTCTGGGATCTCTACAAATTGGGTTTCTACAGGGTCAACAGAGACCGAAGGAATAAATATGCCACACAGTAACTTTTCACTCTTGTCGGATGAGTCTTTCACCTCAATTTCTGAAGGTTCAGTATCTGTTGATCATACTCTGCATCCTGAAGTGGCTGTGGGGATGGATAAGGTTTCTGGGAAAAGTATTTTCTTTGTCGTTTGCATATATGCGAAGCAATTTTATACTCTCAGAAAGAAATGTTGTCCTTCAGAACTTGTTTACATAACTTCCTTAAGCCGTTGCAAGAAGTGGGATGCTCAAGGAGGGAAAAGCAAAGCTTTTTTTGCAAAGACACTGGATGACAGGCTCATAATTAAACAAATCAAGAAGACAGAACTGGATTCCTTCCTAAAGTTTGGACCTGATTATTTTAAGCACGTTTTTCATTCTTTTGATTCAGGGAGCCAAACTTGTCTTGCTAAAATCTTAGGAATGTATCAG GTTCGGCAAATTAAGAATgggaaagaaataaaaactgatctCATGGTGATGGAAAATCTTCTTTTTGGACATGAAGTTTCACGAACATATGATCTGAAGGGTGCTAGCTTTGCTCGATATGTCACTGATGCAAAGTATGGCAAAACAGTTCTCTTGGATCAAAACTTTGTGGAGGACATGTGTAAATCCCCCATATATCTGGGTGGGAAAACTAAACATCTTCTTCAACGGGCCATTTGGAATGATACTTCATTTCTCACT TCTATCAATGTCATGGATTACTCTCTACTTGTTGGAGTGGATGATGAACGAAAAGAGCTTGTGTTTGGCATTATAGACTATTTGAGGCAGTATACATGGGACAAGCAGCTGGAGACTTGGGTGAAAGCTTCGATGGTCGTTCCCAAGAATGAACTACCAACGGTTATTTCACCTAAAGAGTACAAGAAAAGGTTCAGAAAATTCATGACCAGATACTTTTTAGCAGTTCCTCATTGTTGGAACTATGAACACTGTTCACTGACATGCGTATTTTGTGTCGATGGAAAAAAGAATTCGGCCAAAGTTTATAATGCAGAGCTGTCAGATCAGTGA